In Sorghum bicolor cultivar BTx623 chromosome 10, Sorghum_bicolor_NCBIv3, whole genome shotgun sequence, one genomic interval encodes:
- the LOC8082262 gene encoding calcium-binding mitochondrial carrier protein SCaMC-3 isoform X1, with translation MSQQCNYKFPYSGHEYGDALEYVAVGLRHAHIHAYSPCLLPPSPFPPLPAPLHSIPSPGQPKPPHPTTAPSSSSAAARRRRHDRRGGPRGEPPRRRLRLRVRVPAPRRSSRGRGGRSGGVRAGAEGGARDHGARAARAPRDGGRAGGADPGHVRLLRHRGPRAARLRADRGRPRRAAGARRVQVRQGAAPRLRPRPRRPRRLRRLQALHGRQGARALPHLPGHRRRAQRVHPPRGALGRARQGCLLSAGIEINDEELARFVEHVDKDNNGIITFEEWRDFLLLYPNEATIENIYHHWERVCLVDIGEHAAIPEGISKHVNASKYLIAGGIAGAASRTATAPLDRLKVIMQVQTTRTTVMHAIKDIWTKGGMLGFFRGNGLNVVKVAPESAIRFYAYEMLKEYIMKSKGENKSEIGASERLVAGGLAGAVAQTAIYPIDLVKTRLQTYSGEGGKVPRIGQLSRDILVHEGPRAFYRGLVPSLLGIVPYAGIDLAVYETLKDVSKTYILKDSDPGPLVQLGCGTVSGALGATCVYPLQVIRTRLQAQQANSESAYRGMSDVFWRTLQHEGVSGFYKGILPNLLKVVPAASITYIVYEAMKKNLSLD, from the exons ATGTCTCAGCAATGCAATTACAAATTCCCGTATTCCGGCCACGAATACGGCGATGCGCTTGAATACGTCGCCGTAGGCCTCAGACACGCACACATCCACGCATATTCCCCTTGCCTTCTTCCCCCGTCGCCTTTCCCTCCCCTCCCGGCTCCGCtgcattccattccatcccCGGGCCAGCCGAAACCACCCCACCCCACCACcgcgccctcctcctcctccgccgccgcccgccgccggcgACATGACCGGCGCGGCGGCCCACGCGGTGAGCCCCCGCGGcggcgcctccgcctccgcgtcCGCGTCCCAGCCCCACGCCGCAGCAGCCGCGGCCGCGGGGGCCGGAGCGGCGGGGTGCGAGCCGGTGCGGAAGGCGGGGCCCGTGACCATGGAGCACGTGCTGCTCGCGCTCCACGAGACGGAGGCCGAGCGGGAGGCGCGGATCCGGGACATGTTCGCCTTCTTCGACACCGAGGGCCGCGGGCAGCTCGACTACGCGCAGATCGAGGCCGGCCTCGCCGCGCTGCAGGTGCCCGCCGAGTGCAAGTACGCCAGGGAGCTGCTCCGCGCCTGCGACCGCGACCGCGACGGCCGCGTCGGCTACGACGACTTCAGGCGCTACATGGACGACAAGGAGCTCGAGCTCTACCGCATCTTCCAGGCCATCGACGTCGAGCACAACGGGTGCATCCTCCCCGAGGAGCTCTGGGACGCGCTCGTCAAGGCTG TTTGCTGTCTGCAGGTATAGAGATTAATGATGAGGAGCTGGCAAGATTTGTTGAGCATGTGGATAAGGACAACAATGGGATTATTACTTTTGAAGAATGGAGGGATTTTCTTCTACTTTACCCCAATGAGGCGaccattgagaacatttatcatcACTGGGAAAGAGTCTGCCTTGTTGATATAGGTGAACATGCTGCTATACCAGAAGGCATAAGTAAACATGTCAATGCAAGCAAATATCTCATTGCTGGAGGGATTGCTGGTGCAGCATCTCGTACTGCAACTGCTCCTCTGGATCGCCTTAAAGTGATCATGCAAGTACAAACGACGCGTACTACAGTCATGCATGCAATTAAAGATATCTGGACTAAAGGTGGCATGCTGGGATTTTTTAGAGGGAATGGATTGAATGTTGTAAAAGTCGCTCCAGAAAGTGCAATAAGATTTTATGCCTATGAAATGTTAAAAGAATATATTATGAAGAGCAAAGGAGAAAATAAGAGTGAAATTGGTGCTTCTGAACGTCTCGTTGCTGGTGGTTTAGCTGGTGCAGTGGCTCAAACAGCAATTTATCCTATAGATTTAGTAAAGACTCGTCTACAGACGTATTCAGGTGAGGGTGGTAAAGTTCCTAGAATTGGTCAGCTCTCAAGGGATATTTTGGTGCATGAAGGCCCCCGAGCTTTTTACAGAGGTCTTGTTCCATCTTTGCTTGGTATCGTACCTTATGCCGGAATTGATCTTGCTGTATATGAGACTTTGAAAGATGTGTCAAAGACATATATACTGAAGGACAGTG ATCCTGGTCCTCTAGTACAGCTAGGTTGTGGGACTGTCTCTGGAGCTCTAGGGGCAACATGTGTTTACCCTTTACAGGTCATCAGAACAAG ACTGCAAGCTCAACAAGCCAATTCAGAATCTGCCTATAGAGGAATGTCTGATGTCTTCTGGAGAACCCTACAGCATGAGGGTGTTTCTGGATTCTACAAAGGAATTCTACCAAATCTCCTTAAAGTGGTGCCTGCTGCAAGTATTACCTATATAGTTTATGAGGCGATGAAGAAAAATCTGTCTCTTGATTAA
- the LOC8082262 gene encoding calcium-binding mitochondrial carrier protein SCaMC-1 isoform X2: MTGAAAHAVSPRGGASASASASQPHAAAAAAAGAGAAGCEPVRKAGPVTMEHVLLALHETEAEREARIRDMFAFFDTEGRGQLDYAQIEAGLAALQVPAECKYARELLRACDRDRDGRVGYDDFRRYMDDKELELYRIFQAIDVEHNGCILPEELWDALVKAGIEINDEELARFVEHVDKDNNGIITFEEWRDFLLLYPNEATIENIYHHWERVCLVDIGEHAAIPEGISKHVNASKYLIAGGIAGAASRTATAPLDRLKVIMQVQTTRTTVMHAIKDIWTKGGMLGFFRGNGLNVVKVAPESAIRFYAYEMLKEYIMKSKGENKSEIGASERLVAGGLAGAVAQTAIYPIDLVKTRLQTYSGEGGKVPRIGQLSRDILVHEGPRAFYRGLVPSLLGIVPYAGIDLAVYETLKDVSKTYILKDSDPGPLVQLGCGTVSGALGATCVYPLQVIRTRLQAQQANSESAYRGMSDVFWRTLQHEGVSGFYKGILPNLLKVVPAASITYIVYEAMKKNLSLD; this comes from the exons ATGACCGGCGCGGCGGCCCACGCGGTGAGCCCCCGCGGcggcgcctccgcctccgcgtcCGCGTCCCAGCCCCACGCCGCAGCAGCCGCGGCCGCGGGGGCCGGAGCGGCGGGGTGCGAGCCGGTGCGGAAGGCGGGGCCCGTGACCATGGAGCACGTGCTGCTCGCGCTCCACGAGACGGAGGCCGAGCGGGAGGCGCGGATCCGGGACATGTTCGCCTTCTTCGACACCGAGGGCCGCGGGCAGCTCGACTACGCGCAGATCGAGGCCGGCCTCGCCGCGCTGCAGGTGCCCGCCGAGTGCAAGTACGCCAGGGAGCTGCTCCGCGCCTGCGACCGCGACCGCGACGGCCGCGTCGGCTACGACGACTTCAGGCGCTACATGGACGACAAGGAGCTCGAGCTCTACCGCATCTTCCAGGCCATCGACGTCGAGCACAACGGGTGCATCCTCCCCGAGGAGCTCTGGGACGCGCTCGTCAAGGCTG GTATAGAGATTAATGATGAGGAGCTGGCAAGATTTGTTGAGCATGTGGATAAGGACAACAATGGGATTATTACTTTTGAAGAATGGAGGGATTTTCTTCTACTTTACCCCAATGAGGCGaccattgagaacatttatcatcACTGGGAAAGAGTCTGCCTTGTTGATATAGGTGAACATGCTGCTATACCAGAAGGCATAAGTAAACATGTCAATGCAAGCAAATATCTCATTGCTGGAGGGATTGCTGGTGCAGCATCTCGTACTGCAACTGCTCCTCTGGATCGCCTTAAAGTGATCATGCAAGTACAAACGACGCGTACTACAGTCATGCATGCAATTAAAGATATCTGGACTAAAGGTGGCATGCTGGGATTTTTTAGAGGGAATGGATTGAATGTTGTAAAAGTCGCTCCAGAAAGTGCAATAAGATTTTATGCCTATGAAATGTTAAAAGAATATATTATGAAGAGCAAAGGAGAAAATAAGAGTGAAATTGGTGCTTCTGAACGTCTCGTTGCTGGTGGTTTAGCTGGTGCAGTGGCTCAAACAGCAATTTATCCTATAGATTTAGTAAAGACTCGTCTACAGACGTATTCAGGTGAGGGTGGTAAAGTTCCTAGAATTGGTCAGCTCTCAAGGGATATTTTGGTGCATGAAGGCCCCCGAGCTTTTTACAGAGGTCTTGTTCCATCTTTGCTTGGTATCGTACCTTATGCCGGAATTGATCTTGCTGTATATGAGACTTTGAAAGATGTGTCAAAGACATATATACTGAAGGACAGTG ATCCTGGTCCTCTAGTACAGCTAGGTTGTGGGACTGTCTCTGGAGCTCTAGGGGCAACATGTGTTTACCCTTTACAGGTCATCAGAACAAG ACTGCAAGCTCAACAAGCCAATTCAGAATCTGCCTATAGAGGAATGTCTGATGTCTTCTGGAGAACCCTACAGCATGAGGGTGTTTCTGGATTCTACAAAGGAATTCTACCAAATCTCCTTAAAGTGGTGCCTGCTGCAAGTATTACCTATATAGTTTATGAGGCGATGAAGAAAAATCTGTCTCTTGATTAA
- the LOC8082263 gene encoding uncharacterized protein LOC8082263: protein MAPSSSSPSSLSSSGGSHAGLAIAATAMALSGTLVLYSLCRAKQPHLVPSDAAPSPRLRPCLASSDKRKKKKREMARRGKSQQKRVRFADDVVDTKDNGAANAAAAGAAREEAEAEAEPSCCTAALRTTPMPANREALYRGMLRGRSMLRVTCSY from the exons ATGgcgccgtcctcctcctccccgtCCTCGTTGTCGTCGTCGGGCGGCTCCCACGCGGGCCTCGCCATCGCGGCCACCGCCATGGCGCTCTCCGGCACGCTCGTCCTCTACTCCCTGTGCCGCGCCAAGCAGCCGCACCTGGTCCCCTCCGACGCCGCCCCGTCCCCTCGTCTCCGCCCGTGCCTCGCCTCGTCCG ACAagcggaagaagaagaagcgggAGATGGCGCGGCGAGGGAAGAGCCAGCAGAAGCGGGTGCGCTTCGCGGACGACGTCGTGGACACCAAGGACAATGGCGCCGCCAACGCCGCTGCCGCCGGGGCGGCGCgggaggaggcggaggcggaggccgaGCCGTCGTGCTGTACCGCGGCGCTGAGGACGACGCCCATGCCGGCCAACCGGGAGGCGCTGTACCGCGGCATGCTCCGCGGCCGGTCCATGCTCAGGGTCACCTGCTCCTACTAG